In a genomic window of Methylovirgula sp. 4M-Z18:
- a CDS encoding YXWGXW repeat-containing protein translates to MHRTLLAKTLFTAIVSASILTVSGAGAAPGSSLLMAQAQPAPDAAGQNLTPEQQQEMRRRQQMRRQQGGQQQQQQPGMQRQPGMQPQQGNMQQQPGMYRQQPGQPGVAVEPPQPGVTVRVPGVSVQMGAPMERPMPAPRVEMMPAVRPGMAWLPGRWVWRGGNWFWMRGHFVRGDVPPMPAPLAEERPMPPGPRFVWVQGHYDWDRGQWVWRQGMWARR, encoded by the coding sequence ATGCATCGCACATTGCTAGCCAAAACGTTGTTCACGGCCATTGTGTCGGCTTCCATCCTGACGGTATCGGGTGCCGGCGCCGCGCCGGGATCATCGCTCTTGATGGCCCAAGCGCAGCCTGCGCCGGACGCCGCAGGGCAGAATTTGACCCCCGAACAGCAACAAGAGATGCGCCGCCGCCAGCAGATGCGTCGCCAACAGGGCGGACAGCAGCAGCAGCAACAGCCTGGAATGCAGCGGCAGCCGGGAATGCAGCCGCAACAAGGTAACATGCAACAGCAGCCGGGTATGTACCGGCAGCAGCCAGGCCAGCCAGGCGTTGCCGTGGAGCCGCCTCAGCCGGGCGTCACGGTGCGCGTGCCAGGTGTCTCGGTGCAGATGGGCGCTCCGATGGAGCGACCCATGCCCGCGCCGCGTGTCGAAATGATGCCGGCCGTCCGCCCAGGCATGGCCTGGCTGCCGGGTCGTTGGGTCTGGCGTGGCGGCAACTGGTTCTGGATGCGTGGCCATTTCGTGCGCGGCGATGTGCCGCCGATGCCCGCCCCCCTTGCCGAGGAGCGCCCCATGCCGCCTGGACCGCGCTTTGTCTGGGTGCAGGGGCATTATGACTGGGATCGCGGCCAGTGGGTCTGGCGCCAGGGCATGTGGGCGCGCCGCTAA
- a CDS encoding TfoX/Sxy family protein, translating to MARDAGLEELVRDHLAPELLLSERTMFGGYAWLLDGNLLCGARDDGVLIRLGKGNDQWALAIDRIVPMISRGRAMSGWVRVAPETFADEALARRLISAALAFVRTLPPK from the coding sequence ATGGCAAGGGACGCGGGACTCGAGGAACTGGTGCGCGACCATCTCGCCCCGGAATTGCTGCTTAGTGAGCGGACGATGTTCGGCGGCTATGCGTGGCTGCTCGACGGCAATCTCCTGTGCGGCGCCCGCGACGACGGGGTGCTGATCCGGCTCGGCAAAGGCAACGATCAATGGGCCTTGGCGATCGATCGCATCGTCCCGATGATCTCACGCGGCCGGGCCATGTCGGGCTGGGTTCGGGTCGCCCCCGAAACCTTTGCCGACGAAGCGCTCGCCCGAAGACTCATCAGCGCGGCTTTGGCCTTTGTGCGGACGCTGCCGCCCAAATAG
- the adh gene encoding aldehyde dehydrogenase, with protein sequence MNKVEFSRATKIPFAERYDNFIGGKWAAPKSGKYFENISPVTGRPLGEIARSDAADVEAALDAAHKAKDAWGKTSPAERALILNRIADRMEENLDLLALAETWDNGKPIRETTAADLPLAIDHFRYFAGVLRSQEGSISEIDHDTIAYHFHEPLGVVGQIIPWNFPLLMACWKLAPALAAGNCVIIKPAEQTPATILLWASLIGDLLPEGVLNIVTGFGLEAGKPLASSPRIAKIAFTGETTTGRLIMQYASQNLIPVTLELGGKSPNIFFQDVTAEDDDYFDKAIEGFVMFALNQGEVCTCPSRALVHEKIYDKFMERALKRVEAIVQGDPLDPATMIGAQASSEQLEKILSYFDIGRKEGADLLIGGERNHLPGDLAGGYYVKPTVFKGHNKMRIFQEEIFGPVVSVTTFKDDDEALAIANDTLYGLGAGIWSRDANRCYRFGRAIQAGRVWTNCYHAYPAHAAFGGYKQSGIGRETHKMMLDHYQQTKNMLVSYSPKKLGFF encoded by the coding sequence ATGAACAAAGTCGAATTTTCACGCGCGACGAAAATCCCCTTCGCGGAGCGCTACGATAATTTTATCGGCGGCAAATGGGCCGCGCCGAAATCGGGGAAATATTTCGAGAATATCTCCCCCGTCACGGGACGACCGCTCGGCGAGATCGCCCGGTCCGATGCCGCTGACGTCGAAGCGGCCCTCGATGCCGCCCATAAGGCCAAGGACGCCTGGGGGAAGACCTCCCCAGCGGAGCGCGCCCTGATCCTCAACCGCATCGCCGACCGGATGGAAGAGAATCTCGATCTTCTGGCGCTTGCCGAAACCTGGGACAACGGCAAGCCGATCCGCGAGACGACCGCCGCCGACCTGCCGCTGGCCATCGACCACTTCCGCTATTTTGCCGGCGTCCTGCGCAGCCAGGAAGGTAGCATCTCCGAGATCGACCACGACACGATCGCCTACCATTTCCATGAGCCGCTGGGCGTCGTCGGTCAGATCATTCCCTGGAACTTCCCGCTGCTGATGGCGTGCTGGAAACTTGCTCCCGCGCTTGCCGCCGGCAATTGCGTCATCATCAAGCCGGCCGAACAGACCCCCGCGACCATCCTGCTGTGGGCGAGCCTCATCGGCGACCTTCTGCCCGAAGGCGTGCTCAACATCGTCACGGGCTTTGGCCTTGAGGCCGGTAAGCCGCTCGCGTCCAGCCCGCGGATCGCCAAAATCGCCTTTACCGGCGAAACGACGACCGGCCGGCTCATCATGCAATATGCGTCGCAGAATCTCATTCCCGTGACGCTGGAGCTCGGCGGCAAGAGCCCCAATATCTTCTTCCAGGACGTCACCGCGGAAGACGACGACTATTTCGACAAAGCGATCGAAGGCTTTGTCATGTTCGCGCTCAACCAGGGCGAAGTCTGCACCTGCCCGAGCCGCGCGCTGGTGCATGAGAAGATCTACGACAAGTTCATGGAACGCGCGCTGAAACGCGTTGAGGCCATCGTGCAGGGTGATCCGCTCGATCCCGCCACCATGATCGGTGCCCAGGCTTCGTCCGAACAGCTCGAGAAAATCCTGAGCTACTTCGACATCGGCCGCAAGGAAGGGGCCGACCTCCTGATTGGCGGCGAGCGCAATCATCTGCCCGGCGACCTCGCCGGCGGCTATTACGTCAAGCCGACGGTGTTCAAGGGCCACAACAAGATGCGCATCTTCCAGGAAGAGATCTTCGGCCCGGTCGTTTCGGTGACGACCTTCAAGGATGACGACGAAGCGCTCGCCATCGCGAACGACACGCTCTACGGCCTCGGCGCGGGCATCTGGAGCCGCGATGCCAACCGCTGCTATCGCTTCGGCCGCGCTATCCAGGCGGGACGCGTGTGGACCAATTGCTATCACGCCTATCCGGCGCACGCGGCGTTCGGCGGTTATAAGCAATCGGGCATTGGCCGCGAGACCCACAAGATGATGCTCGATCATTACCAGCAGACGAAGAATATGCTGGTAAGCTATTCGCCGAAGAAGCTCGGCTTCTTCTGA
- a CDS encoding oxidoreductase translates to MAAVPEIQSKLFPNLFQPLTIRGTRIKNRIMSSGHDTYLPQHGLVSDAYIAYQEARARGGTGLIVTQVAGIHDTARYTSHLIMATSDTCIPGYRRLADACHRHGATVVSQLFHPGREIIESANGLLAVAYAPSAVPNERFHVMPRALDPAMIRQIVDGYAAGAKRMQKAGLDGVEFVASHGYLPSQFLSPKTNKRTDAYGGSVENRARFLQECLQAMRDATGEDFIIGMRLSLDENDDLVGIEPNDWLQAVPLLDGLVDYYSVTCGTSASLGAAVHITAPMAYKAAYVAPYSARLKQHTHVPVFVTGRINQPHEADMLIAKGEADLCGMTRALICDPDMPAKAQDGRTDDIRACIACNQACIGHFHKGLSISCIQHPETGRELEFGTHIRTETKKTVMVIGGGPGGMKAAAIAATRGHDVTVYEASAQLGGQALLAQLLPARAEFGGIITNLARECDAAGVKIKLKTPVDRHLLDALRPDAVILATGAIPYVPTFEADDSVQILTPWDILTKQVKARGNVVVADWKSDWIGPGIAQKLAQEGHCVRIAVNAPTFGEALPLYVRDTLAATMHKMQIAITLYARLFGADQRIAYFQHTTSNEPILFEDVDTLVLSTGHQPRADLAVTLKDLNIPFQMIGDVLAPRTAEEAVYEGMCAGRNV, encoded by the coding sequence GTGGCGGCGGTTCCTGAAATTCAATCGAAGCTTTTTCCAAACCTCTTTCAACCGCTGACGATCCGCGGCACGCGCATCAAGAACCGCATCATGTCGTCGGGCCACGACACGTATCTGCCTCAACATGGCCTCGTGTCGGATGCCTATATCGCCTATCAGGAGGCGCGTGCGCGCGGCGGCACCGGTCTGATCGTGACGCAGGTCGCCGGCATTCACGACACCGCGCGCTATACGTCCCATCTGATCATGGCGACCAGCGATACCTGCATCCCAGGGTACCGGCGCTTAGCGGACGCCTGTCATCGTCATGGAGCGACGGTCGTCTCGCAGCTCTTCCATCCCGGCCGTGAAATCATCGAGAGCGCCAACGGCTTGCTGGCCGTCGCCTACGCGCCCTCCGCCGTTCCGAACGAACGCTTTCACGTGATGCCGCGCGCGCTCGATCCGGCGATGATCCGGCAAATCGTCGACGGCTATGCGGCCGGCGCCAAACGCATGCAAAAGGCCGGTCTCGACGGCGTCGAATTCGTCGCCTCCCACGGTTATCTGCCATCCCAATTCCTTTCTCCGAAGACAAACAAGCGCACGGACGCCTATGGCGGCTCGGTCGAAAACCGCGCGCGCTTCTTGCAGGAATGTTTGCAAGCCATGCGCGACGCTACCGGCGAGGATTTCATCATCGGGATGCGGCTTTCACTCGATGAAAATGACGATCTCGTCGGCATCGAGCCGAATGACTGGTTGCAGGCCGTTCCGCTGCTGGACGGATTGGTCGATTATTATTCGGTGACCTGCGGCACATCGGCGAGCCTCGGCGCGGCCGTGCATATTACGGCGCCGATGGCTTACAAAGCCGCCTATGTCGCGCCTTATTCCGCGCGCCTGAAACAGCATACGCATGTTCCCGTTTTCGTGACCGGCCGGATCAATCAGCCGCATGAAGCGGACATGCTCATCGCGAAGGGCGAAGCGGATCTGTGCGGCATGACGCGCGCATTGATCTGCGACCCCGACATGCCCGCCAAGGCGCAAGACGGACGCACCGATGACATTCGTGCCTGCATCGCCTGCAATCAAGCCTGCATCGGCCATTTCCATAAGGGACTGTCGATCTCCTGCATCCAGCATCCCGAAACCGGGCGCGAACTTGAATTCGGCACCCATATCAGAACGGAGACGAAAAAGACCGTCATGGTGATCGGCGGCGGCCCTGGCGGCATGAAGGCGGCGGCTATCGCCGCAACACGCGGTCATGACGTCACCGTCTATGAGGCCTCCGCCCAGCTGGGTGGACAGGCACTTCTCGCGCAGCTTCTGCCCGCGCGCGCCGAGTTCGGCGGCATCATCACCAATCTCGCGCGGGAGTGCGACGCGGCGGGCGTCAAGATCAAGCTCAAGACACCAGTCGACCGGCACTTGCTCGACGCCCTTCGCCCCGATGCCGTCATCTTGGCGACCGGCGCAATCCCTTACGTTCCCACGTTCGAAGCCGATGACTCCGTGCAGATCCTCACGCCCTGGGACATTTTGACGAAGCAGGTCAAGGCGCGCGGCAATGTGGTGGTGGCCGATTGGAAATCGGATTGGATCGGCCCCGGCATCGCGCAAAAGCTCGCGCAGGAAGGACATTGCGTGCGCATCGCCGTGAACGCGCCCACATTCGGCGAGGCGCTCCCGCTGTACGTGCGCGACACACTGGCGGCGACAATGCACAAAATGCAAATAGCCATCACGCTCTATGCGCGGCTATTTGGCGCGGACCAGCGCATCGCCTATTTCCAGCACACCACGTCGAACGAGCCGATCCTATTCGAAGATGTCGACACGCTGGTGCTCTCGACCGGACATCAGCCGCGTGCGGACCTCGCGGTGACCTTGAAGGACTTGAATATTCCCTTTCAGATGATCGGCGACGTCCTCGCCCCGCGCACGGCGGAAGAAGCCGTCTACGAAGGTATGTGCGCGGGACGGAATGTCTGA
- a CDS encoding DUF779 domain-containing protein, protein MAEKISLGKVTATPEAVALLDEIIAEHGPVLFHQSGGCCDGSSPMCYPRGDFIVGDHDVLLGEIGETPVFISASQYEAWKHTDLIIDCVPGRGGMFSLDNGREKRFLTRSTVCAMPKP, encoded by the coding sequence ATGGCTGAGAAAATATCCTTGGGAAAGGTCACCGCGACGCCGGAGGCTGTCGCCCTCCTCGACGAAATCATCGCCGAACACGGGCCGGTGCTCTTCCATCAATCGGGCGGCTGCTGCGACGGCTCCTCGCCCATGTGCTATCCGCGCGGTGATTTCATTGTGGGCGATCACGACGTCCTCCTGGGCGAAATCGGCGAGACGCCGGTCTTCATCAGTGCATCGCAATACGAAGCATGGAAACATACCGATCTGATCATCGACTGCGTGCCCGGGCGCGGCGGCATGTTCTCGCTCGACAATGGCCGCGAAAAACGCTTCCTCACCCGGTCGACGGTCTGCGCAATGCCGAAACCGTGA